The Roseateles sp. XES5 genome window below encodes:
- a CDS encoding ABC transporter ATP-binding protein — MSLSPETPRGEVTVRHLSKSFPLNGRPLPVLKDINLTIRSGESLAIVGASGSGKTTLLRILAGLENADGGEVLIDGKTVEGVGTERAVIFQEPRLLPWLTVIDNVAFGLDTRGVSRAEARNRARRYVQLVGLQAFENAYPRQLSGGMAQRVGIARALAVQPEILLLDEPLGALDAMTKIGMQQELTRIWRDEDVTTILVTHDLEEAIYLADRILILPREKTAAPRLIDIDLPRPRDRSSPDFVRHREELLKLFGLH, encoded by the coding sequence ATGAGCCTTTCTCCCGAAACGCCGCGCGGAGAGGTGACGGTTCGTCACCTCTCCAAATCCTTCCCCCTCAATGGCCGGCCGCTGCCGGTACTGAAGGACATCAACCTCACGATCCGCTCCGGCGAGAGCCTCGCCATCGTCGGCGCGAGCGGCTCGGGCAAGACGACGCTGCTGCGCATTCTCGCCGGGCTGGAAAATGCCGATGGCGGCGAGGTGCTGATCGACGGCAAGACGGTCGAGGGCGTCGGCACCGAACGCGCCGTCATCTTCCAGGAACCGCGCCTCCTGCCCTGGCTGACCGTGATCGACAATGTCGCCTTCGGCCTCGACACCCGCGGCGTCAGCCGCGCGGAAGCACGCAACCGGGCGCGCCGCTACGTGCAGCTCGTCGGCCTGCAGGCTTTCGAGAACGCCTATCCGCGCCAGCTCTCGGGCGGCATGGCCCAGCGCGTCGGCATTGCCCGGGCGCTCGCCGTTCAGCCGGAAATCCTTCTGCTGGACGAACCGCTCGGCGCGCTCGACGCCATGACGAAGATCGGCATGCAGCAGGAACTGACGCGCATCTGGCGCGACGAGGACGTGACCACAATCCTCGTCACCCACGATCTGGAGGAGGCGATCTACCTTGCCGACCGCATCCTCATCCTCCCGCGCGAAAAGACCGCCGCACCGCGGCTGATCGACATCGACCTGCCACGTCCGCGCGATCGCAGTTCACCGGATTTCGTGCGTCATCGCGAGGAGCTTCTGAAGCTCTTCGGCCTGCACTGA
- a CDS encoding replication-associated recombination protein A: MSDLFDAAPRTGSMPLAAELRPATLDDVIGQEKVIGEGTMLRRRIAAGRLGSIILYGPPGLGKTSIARAIGNMLGKNFRPLHAAHNNVADIRKIADEARMRPTLLFADEVHRFSATQQDHLLALCEEGVADFIGATTGNPYHTLTPALISRSTILKLEPLTLEEMEEVVRRGLAHLAAQGIAVRLEPEQLRRIAGRSGGDARRALTVLESLAVGHAPGKTVTITETMVEEAYAAAPVNHDRSGDAHYDVVSAFVKSMRGSDPDATLYWLARLVHGGEDPRYIARRIMIHASEDVGLADNTALQTAVAALHAVEKIGYPEAQIVLAHAALHVARAPKSNAACRGISLALAHVASEAPSTVPMHLRDAHYKGAAALGHVGYAFPHDDGRGWSDQVYAPDVPRGAFYQSDAREAATFERRADEHWEQVTGRRTPQRFGKR, encoded by the coding sequence ATGAGCGATCTTTTCGACGCCGCGCCGCGCACCGGCTCGATGCCGCTGGCGGCGGAACTGCGCCCGGCGACGCTGGACGACGTGATCGGTCAGGAGAAGGTGATCGGCGAGGGCACGATGCTGCGCCGGCGCATCGCCGCCGGCCGGCTCGGCAGCATCATCCTCTATGGCCCACCGGGCCTCGGCAAGACGTCGATCGCCCGCGCCATCGGCAACATGCTCGGCAAGAACTTCCGCCCGCTGCACGCCGCGCACAACAATGTCGCCGATATCAGGAAGATCGCCGACGAGGCGCGCATGCGCCCGACCCTGCTCTTCGCCGACGAGGTGCACCGCTTCAGCGCCACGCAGCAGGACCACCTGCTGGCTCTCTGCGAGGAGGGCGTCGCCGACTTCATCGGCGCGACGACCGGCAATCCCTATCACACGCTGACGCCGGCTCTCATCTCGCGCTCGACGATCCTCAAGCTGGAACCGCTAACGCTGGAGGAGATGGAGGAGGTGGTGCGGCGCGGCCTTGCCCATCTTGCGGCGCAGGGCATCGCGGTCCGGCTGGAACCCGAGCAGCTTCGCCGCATTGCCGGCCGGTCCGGCGGCGACGCGCGCCGCGCCCTAACCGTGCTGGAAAGTCTTGCCGTCGGCCATGCGCCGGGCAAGACCGTCACCATCACCGAGACGATGGTCGAGGAGGCCTATGCCGCCGCACCCGTCAACCACGACCGGTCGGGCGATGCGCATTACGACGTGGTCTCCGCCTTCGTGAAGTCCATGCGCGGCTCCGATCCCGACGCGACGCTCTACTGGCTGGCGCGGCTCGTCCATGGCGGAGAAGACCCGCGCTACATCGCCCGCCGCATCATGATCCATGCCTCGGAGGATGTCGGCCTTGCCGACAACACCGCATTGCAGACGGCCGTCGCGGCGCTGCATGCGGTGGAGAAGATCGGTTATCCCGAAGCGCAGATCGTGCTCGCCCACGCCGCCCTGCATGTCGCCCGCGCCCCGAAATCCAACGCGGCCTGCCGCGGCATCTCGCTGGCGCTCGCCCATGTGGCCAGCGAAGCGCCTTCCACCGTGCCGATGCATCTGCGCGATGCGCATTACAAGGGCGCGGCCGCGCTCGGCCATGTCGGCTATGCCTTTCCGCACGACGACGGACGCGGCTGGAGCGATCAGGTCTATGCACCGGACGTTCCGCGCGGCGCCTTCTACCAGAGCGACGCCCGCGAGGCTGCCACCTTCGAGCGGCGCGCGGACGAACATTGGGAACAGGTGACGGGCCGGCGAACGCCGCAACGTTTCGGAAAACGCTGA
- a CDS encoding CDP-alcohol phosphatidyltransferase family protein yields MSIYKLKSSFQILLRPLVERLARMGLTANQVTTVAAIVSVGIGALLVARPEPALFALVPVWMFLRMAFNAVDGMLAREHGQKSALGGYLNEITDVVSDAVLYVPFALIAPFNLPWLAAIVFLATLTEFAGVLGAVHGNGRNYEGPMGKSDRALLFGALGALVAGFGTLPAWTWHIQPMACVLLAWTVVNRIRAGLAAA; encoded by the coding sequence ATGTCGATCTACAAACTGAAATCTTCCTTCCAGATCCTGTTGCGCCCGCTGGTGGAGCGGCTTGCGCGCATGGGGCTCACGGCCAATCAGGTCACCACGGTTGCTGCCATCGTATCGGTCGGCATCGGTGCCCTTCTGGTCGCCCGCCCGGAGCCTGCGCTCTTTGCGCTGGTGCCGGTCTGGATGTTCCTGCGCATGGCGTTCAATGCGGTCGACGGCATGCTTGCCCGCGAACACGGGCAGAAAAGCGCGCTCGGCGGCTATCTCAACGAAATCACCGATGTCGTTTCTGACGCGGTACTCTATGTGCCCTTCGCGCTCATCGCGCCGTTCAATCTGCCCTGGCTTGCCGCCATCGTGTTTCTCGCCACGCTGACGGAGTTTGCCGGCGTGCTTGGCGCCGTGCACGGCAACGGCCGGAACTACGAGGGGCCGATGGGCAAGAGCGACCGGGCGCTGCTCTTCGGTGCGCTCGGCGCGCTGGTCGCCGGCTTCGGCACGCTGCCCGCCTGGACCTGGCATATCCAGCCGATGGCCTGCGTGCTGCTCGCCTGGACCGTCGTCAACCGCATCCGGGCGGGCCTTGCCGCAGCCTGA
- a CDS encoding bifunctional alpha/beta hydrolase/class I SAM-dependent methyltransferase codes for MMEKAFASHDGVDLFYRFWPARSGVAKGAVVLLHRGHEHSGRVAHIAEELGLDDFAFYAWDARGHGRSPGERGHSPSFAHTVRDLDCFVRHIRETGGFETNQVAVVAQSVGAVLAATWVHDYAPDIRALVLASPAFDVKLYVPFAKEGIALWQKLKGTFFVNSYVKARFLTHDPARIASFEADPLITRPIASNILLELYEAADRVVADARAMTVPTQLLVSGSDFVVRHAPQHRFFENLGSTIKERHVLPGFYHDTLGERDRAKALEKVRTFLLARFAEPPVAADVRQAHRSGYTRDEADRLASPLPLLSPRGLYWALTRASIRFGGLFSEGIRTGVRTGFDSGSTLDYVYENEPRGLGPGGRLIDRQFLEAIGWRGIRQRKVHLEELIGKALSRLKGEGKPLRVLDIAAGHGRYVLDAVTASEAKPESIRLQDYSPINVEKGTALIAERGLQESASFHRADAFDMAGLAATDPKPTLAVVSGLYELFPDNAQIEASLAGLAQALEPGSLLLYTGQPWHPQLEMIARALTSHRGGEAWIMRRRTQQEMDQLVAAAGFRKIEQRIDKWGIFTVSLAERI; via the coding sequence ATGATGGAAAAGGCATTCGCGAGCCATGACGGCGTGGACCTGTTCTACCGCTTCTGGCCTGCCCGGTCGGGCGTTGCAAAGGGGGCCGTCGTGCTGCTGCACCGCGGCCACGAGCATAGCGGCCGCGTCGCCCATATCGCCGAAGAACTGGGCCTCGACGATTTCGCCTTCTATGCCTGGGATGCGCGTGGCCATGGCCGCTCGCCGGGCGAACGCGGCCATTCGCCATCCTTTGCCCATACGGTACGCGATCTCGACTGCTTCGTGCGCCATATCCGCGAGACCGGCGGTTTCGAGACGAACCAGGTCGCCGTCGTCGCCCAGAGCGTCGGGGCCGTGCTGGCCGCGACCTGGGTGCACGACTATGCGCCGGATATCCGTGCGCTGGTGCTCGCCTCTCCGGCCTTCGACGTCAAGCTCTACGTGCCCTTTGCCAAGGAGGGCATTGCGCTCTGGCAGAAACTGAAAGGCACGTTCTTCGTCAACTCCTACGTCAAGGCGCGTTTCCTGACGCACGATCCTGCGCGCATCGCCTCTTTCGAGGCCGATCCGCTGATCACCCGGCCCATCGCCTCGAACATCCTGCTGGAACTCTACGAGGCCGCCGACCGGGTGGTGGCGGACGCCCGCGCCATGACCGTTCCGACGCAGCTGCTTGTTTCCGGCAGCGATTTCGTCGTGCGCCATGCCCCGCAGCACCGCTTCTTCGAAAACCTTGGCAGCACGATCAAGGAGCGGCATGTCCTGCCCGGCTTCTACCACGATACGCTCGGCGAGCGGGACCGGGCAAAGGCGCTGGAGAAGGTGCGCACCTTCCTCCTTGCGCGTTTCGCCGAACCGCCGGTGGCGGCGGACGTGCGCCAGGCCCATCGGTCCGGCTACACGCGCGACGAGGCCGACAGGCTGGCAAGCCCGCTGCCGCTCCTGTCCCCGCGCGGCCTCTACTGGGCCTTGACGCGTGCCTCGATCCGCTTCGGCGGACTGTTTTCCGAGGGCATCAGGACGGGTGTCCGGACCGGTTTCGATTCCGGCTCGACACTCGATTATGTCTATGAGAACGAGCCCCGTGGTCTTGGACCGGGCGGACGGCTGATCGACCGGCAGTTCCTCGAAGCCATCGGCTGGCGCGGCATTCGCCAGCGCAAGGTCCATCTGGAAGAGTTGATCGGCAAGGCGCTGTCCCGCCTCAAGGGGGAGGGCAAGCCGCTGCGCGTTCTCGATATCGCCGCCGGGCACGGGCGCTACGTGCTCGACGCCGTGACGGCGTCGGAAGCGAAACCCGAGAGCATCCGCCTGCAGGACTATTCGCCGATCAACGTGGAGAAGGGCACCGCGCTGATCGCCGAGCGGGGTCTTCAGGAGAGTGCTTCCTTCCATCGGGCCGACGCCTTCGATATGGCGGGGCTGGCGGCGACGGATCCGAAGCCGACCCTCGCCGTCGTCTCCGGCCTCTACGAGCTTTTCCCCGACAACGCCCAGATCGAGGCTTCGCTCGCCGGCCTTGCACAGGCGCTGGAACCCGGGTCCCTGCTTCTCTACACCGGGCAACCCTGGCACCCGCAACTCGAAATGATCGCCCGGGCGCTCACCTCGCACCGGGGCGGCGAGGCCTGGATCATGCGCCGGCGCACCCAACAGGAAATGGACCAGCTCGTCGCGGCCGCAGGCTTCCGCAAGATCGAGCAACGCATCGACAAATGGGGGATTTTCACCGTGTCGCTGGCCGAACGCATCTGA
- a CDS encoding phosphatase PAP2/dual specificity phosphatase family protein, with the protein MGEGIAPVLATDRRAVLRAAALWLAVLAPFFYLTYGTANWLASLRSDVPNLAFGWEKHIPFLAWTIVPYWSINAFYALSLFVNETPAAVGRLARRYLTAQIIAVACFIAFPLQAIFIRPDTDGLPGFLFDVLGGFDKPFNQAPSLHIALLVIIWDHWRGRLTGKARMLWHGWSLLIGLSVLTTWQHHAIDIPTGALLGFFALWLFPASGVVPLAGFRLTDDARARRLAAYYAGGAGGLLVLGILETRASGAGLILLWPALALAIVALGYAGAGPGVFQKSADGRISLASCWLLLPYRFGARANLRWWTRRLPAAAEIADGVFLGRMPSRGELATYAAVIDMSAELPGLAVPGLTWRAFPSMDLLPVPVPRLREAVHAVEEARRHGPVLICCALGFQRSALVTASYLMRAGFAENAVAAEAQIKAAGRPVHLPFEAYAAIEEAAR; encoded by the coding sequence ATGGGGGAGGGGATTGCACCGGTTCTGGCAACCGACCGCCGCGCCGTTCTTCGTGCGGCGGCGCTCTGGCTCGCCGTGCTGGCACCGTTCTTCTACCTTACCTACGGCACGGCCAACTGGCTGGCATCGTTGCGCAGCGACGTGCCGAACCTTGCCTTCGGCTGGGAGAAGCACATTCCCTTCCTTGCCTGGACGATCGTGCCCTATTGGTCGATCAATGCCTTCTATGCGCTCTCGCTCTTCGTCAACGAGACGCCCGCGGCCGTCGGCCGCCTGGCGCGGCGCTACCTCACGGCGCAGATCATCGCCGTCGCCTGCTTCATCGCCTTCCCGCTTCAGGCGATTTTCATACGGCCGGACACGGACGGCCTGCCGGGCTTCCTGTTCGACGTGCTCGGCGGTTTCGACAAGCCGTTCAACCAGGCGCCCTCGCTGCACATCGCCCTCCTCGTGATCATCTGGGACCACTGGCGCGGCCGGCTGACCGGTAAGGCACGCATGCTCTGGCATGGCTGGAGCCTGCTGATCGGCCTCTCCGTGCTGACGACCTGGCAGCACCACGCCATCGACATCCCGACCGGTGCTCTGCTGGGCTTTTTTGCCCTCTGGCTGTTTCCGGCGAGCGGCGTCGTGCCGCTCGCCGGTTTCCGCCTGACGGATGACGCGCGGGCACGGCGACTGGCGGCCTATTATGCGGGAGGTGCAGGCGGTCTCCTCGTCCTCGGCATCCTGGAGACGCGTGCCTCGGGCGCGGGCCTCATCCTCCTCTGGCCGGCGCTTGCGCTCGCCATCGTCGCGCTCGGCTATGCGGGGGCGGGGCCGGGCGTCTTCCAGAAGAGTGCAGACGGCCGCATCAGTCTGGCAAGCTGCTGGCTGCTGCTGCCCTATCGCTTCGGCGCGCGCGCGAACCTGCGCTGGTGGACGCGCCGGCTGCCGGCAGCGGCGGAGATCGCGGACGGTGTCTTCCTCGGCCGCATGCCGTCGCGGGGCGAGCTTGCAACCTACGCCGCCGTCATCGACATGAGCGCGGAGCTGCCGGGGCTCGCCGTGCCGGGGCTCACCTGGCGCGCCTTTCCGTCCATGGACCTGCTCCCCGTGCCGGTCCCGCGTCTTCGGGAAGCCGTTCATGCAGTGGAAGAGGCCCGCCGCCACGGGCCGGTGCTGATCTGCTGCGCGCTCGGCTTCCAGCGCAGCGCCCTCGTCACGGCCAGCTATCTGATGCGGGCGGGCTTCGCCGAAAATGCGGTCGCCGCCGAAGCCCAGATCAAGGCGGCCGGGCGGCCGGTGCATCTGCCCTTCGAGGCCTATGCCGCGATCGAGGAGGCCGCGCGATGA
- a CDS encoding lysophospholipid acyltransferase family protein: MTGVGKSLLQATSGAVLAGLARAVTGVRPIWAGTAPNGRQRIYFANHASHGDFILVSTCLHPTERGRTAAVAGADYWNAGPVRRFIAGTLLRTVLVERNWVERTADPLQIMLAALDARQSLIFFPEGTRNMTEEPLLRFRSGLYNLAAARPDVELVPCWIENMSRVLPKGAVLPVPLLCRVVFGAPVALGEGEDRKVFLDRARNALLSLAPQKDGISG, translated from the coding sequence ATGACGGGGGTCGGAAAATCCCTGCTGCAGGCGACATCCGGCGCCGTTCTCGCCGGCCTTGCCCGCGCCGTCACCGGCGTGCGGCCGATCTGGGCCGGCACGGCGCCCAACGGCCGGCAGCGCATCTACTTCGCCAACCATGCCAGCCACGGCGATTTCATCCTCGTCTCGACCTGCCTGCACCCCACTGAGCGCGGCCGCACGGCCGCCGTCGCGGGCGCGGACTACTGGAATGCAGGCCCCGTTCGCCGCTTCATCGCCGGAACCCTGCTGCGCACCGTGCTCGTCGAGCGCAACTGGGTGGAGCGCACCGCCGATCCCCTGCAGATCATGCTCGCCGCGCTCGATGCCCGCCAATCGCTGATCTTCTTTCCCGAGGGCACGCGCAACATGACGGAGGAGCCGCTGCTGCGCTTCCGCTCCGGCCTCTACAATCTCGCCGCCGCCCGGCCGGACGTGGAACTCGTGCCCTGCTGGATCGAGAACATGTCGCGCGTGTTGCCCAAGGGCGCGGTTCTGCCCGTGCCGCTGCTCTGCCGCGTCGTCTTCGGCGCGCCCGTCGCGCTCGGCGAGGGGGAGGACCGCAAGGTCTTTCTCGACCGCGCCCGAAACGCCCTTCTCTCGCTTGCGCCCCAAAAGGATGGAATCTCCGGATGA
- a CDS encoding phosphatidate cytidylyltransferase, with protein MSDDTTRLFLGLVAVLVTASFVAGVLSWRSAKPLPATLENLNARIKAWWIMVAGISLAFLFGKGGVILLFAFVSFAALREYVTLTNTRRADRWTLLGMFLIIIPVQYYLIWIDWYGLYSIFIPVYCFLAMPALTAIRGDTSRFLERVSEQQWGIMLSVYCISHVPALVTLPIPGNEGRGLLLIAFLIATVQGSDVLQYIFGKLFGRHKVAPTISPSKTWEGLIGGIVSASLMGAGLSWLTPFSPLEAGVLAGLACIMGFFGGLVASAIKRDRGVKDWGHMIEGHGGMLDRADSLVFAAPVFFHIVRYAWT; from the coding sequence ATGAGCGACGATACGACCCGTCTCTTTCTCGGCCTCGTCGCCGTGCTCGTCACGGCAAGCTTCGTTGCCGGCGTGCTGTCCTGGCGCAGCGCCAAACCGCTGCCGGCGACGCTGGAAAACCTCAATGCCCGCATCAAGGCGTGGTGGATCATGGTCGCGGGCATCAGCCTCGCCTTCCTCTTCGGCAAGGGCGGCGTCATCCTGCTGTTCGCCTTCGTCTCCTTTGCCGCGCTGCGCGAATATGTAACGCTCACCAACACGCGCCGTGCCGACCGCTGGACGCTGCTCGGCATGTTCCTGATCATCATCCCGGTGCAATATTACCTGATCTGGATCGACTGGTACGGGCTCTATTCGATCTTCATCCCCGTCTACTGCTTCCTCGCCATGCCGGCTTTGACGGCGATCCGGGGCGATACGTCCCGTTTTCTCGAGCGGGTCAGCGAGCAGCAATGGGGCATCATGCTGTCGGTCTACTGCATCAGCCATGTGCCGGCGCTGGTGACCCTGCCCATACCCGGCAATGAGGGGCGGGGCCTTCTGCTCATCGCCTTCCTCATCGCCACCGTGCAAGGCAGCGACGTCCTGCAATATATCTTCGGCAAGCTCTTCGGCCGCCACAAGGTCGCGCCGACCATTTCACCCTCCAAGACCTGGGAGGGCCTGATCGGCGGCATCGTCAGCGCTTCGTTGATGGGGGCAGGGCTTTCCTGGCTCACGCCGTTCTCGCCGCTCGAAGCCGGCGTGCTGGCGGGCCTTGCCTGCATCATGGGTTTCTTCGGCGGCCTCGTCGCGTCCGCCATCAAGCGCGACCGCGGCGTGAAGGACTGGGGCCATATGATCGAGGGGCATGGCGGCATGCTCGACCGGGCCGACAGCCTCGTCTTCGCCGCGCCCGTGTTCTTTCACATCGTGCGCTACGCCTGGACCTGA
- a CDS encoding carbon-nitrogen hydrolase family protein, with protein sequence MSGPLSDAISMPVSAGRRDNTRFMISGVQMSVPISGRNIPAMTIQVEKTMALYPGTDMIVFSELAMHGPLHACAAEDPAVDEAVFQALAAKHRVWIIPGSYFVHREGRTYNHSIVINPDGEIVGRYDKMFPFMPFEAGVTGGTDFLIFDVPDVGRFGLSICYDIWFPETTRTLTSAGVEVLLHPVLTGTTDRKAELAIVPATAVMFSCYVVDVNGLDAGGVGRSLVADPTGNVVHQCGQVAEIFPINIDLGLVRQVRAEGANGLGQVLKSFRDRNVAFSTYDNGGASAYLDSLGPLVPMPKRR encoded by the coding sequence ATGTCAGGCCCTCTTTCCGACGCCATCTCCATGCCGGTTTCCGCCGGTCGCCGGGACAATACCCGTTTCATGATATCGGGCGTGCAGATGTCCGTGCCGATCTCCGGCCGCAACATTCCGGCCATGACGATCCAGGTCGAAAAGACCATGGCGCTCTATCCGGGCACCGACATGATCGTCTTTTCCGAGCTTGCCATGCATGGCCCGCTGCATGCCTGCGCGGCGGAAGATCCGGCCGTGGACGAGGCCGTGTTCCAGGCGCTCGCGGCCAAGCACCGGGTCTGGATCATTCCCGGCAGCTATTTCGTCCACCGGGAGGGGCGGACCTACAACCACTCCATCGTCATCAATCCGGATGGCGAGATCGTCGGCCGCTACGACAAGATGTTCCCCTTCATGCCTTTCGAGGCGGGTGTGACGGGCGGCACCGACTTCCTGATCTTCGACGTGCCCGATGTCGGGCGTTTCGGCCTCTCCATCTGTTACGACATCTGGTTCCCGGAGACGACGCGTACGCTGACCTCCGCCGGCGTCGAGGTGCTGCTGCACCCCGTCCTCACCGGCACGACGGACCGCAAGGCCGAGCTTGCCATCGTGCCGGCGACGGCGGTGATGTTCTCCTGCTACGTCGTCGACGTGAACGGGCTCGATGCCGGTGGCGTCGGCCGCTCGCTCGTCGCCGACCCGACCGGCAATGTCGTGCACCAGTGCGGCCAGGTCGCGGAAATCTTCCCGATCAATATCGACCTCGGTCTCGTGCGGCAGGTTCGCGCGGAAGGCGCCAATGGTCTCGGCCAGGTGCTGAAGTCGTTCCGCGACCGCAACGTCGCCTTCTCGACCTATGACAATGGCGGCGCGTCGGCCTATCTGGACAGCCTCGGACCGCTGGTGCCGATGCCGAAGCGCCGGTAG
- a CDS encoding Lrp/AsnC family transcriptional regulator — protein sequence MKDEDGSIRLDQIDLRILACLQANARVTNQELADAVGLSPSPCLQRVKRLEKAGVIDSYHASIDLAKVCRHVDVIAAVTLNSHGLEDFDIFEKMVEDMRYVVECTKVSGPIDYLVRFVCPDIASYQMLSDELLRLGPKIGNLSSYIVLKSSKRYRGVAFDDLVSPSPRSVPARSAPRAGK from the coding sequence ATGAAGGATGAAGACGGGTCGATCCGGCTCGATCAGATCGACTTGCGCATTCTGGCATGTCTTCAGGCCAATGCGCGCGTGACGAACCAGGAACTGGCCGATGCCGTGGGGCTTTCACCGAGCCCGTGCCTGCAGCGCGTCAAGCGGCTGGAAAAGGCCGGCGTCATCGACAGCTATCATGCCAGCATCGATCTTGCGAAGGTCTGCCGCCATGTCGACGTCATCGCCGCGGTGACGCTGAACAGCCATGGGCTCGAGGATTTCGATATTTTCGAGAAGATGGTCGAGGACATGCGCTACGTGGTGGAATGCACCAAGGTCAGCGGCCCGATCGACTATCTCGTGCGCTTCGTCTGCCCCGACATCGCCTCCTACCAGATGCTGTCGGACGAGCTTTTGCGGCTCGGCCCCAAGATCGGCAATCTCTCCAGCTATATCGTGCTGAAATCCAGCAAGCGCTACAGGGGCGTCGCCTTCGACGATCTGGTATCCCCGTCGCCGCGCAGCGTGCCGGCGCGATCCGCTCCCCGCGCAGGCAAATAG